The Sphaerochaeta globosa str. Buddy region AGACAGCAGGATGGCTAGCCGGTTACGGAAGAACAAAGCAAGACTTCTCCATCAGGAAAACCCCGACCCTGGGTAGCACCAGCTACCCTTCCCATCGCGGTTTGAAGGCGGGCACCATCCTGTTGGTCCAGGAAGGCAAGGCCCAGGTCCGCCTCGAGCGCAAGCTGAGTCTTCGTGACGGATTGATGTATTTCGCCAAGGGCAAGCGAGAGCCGGTTGATGCGGTGAAGTTCGGCCTTTCCATGATCATCGACCAAAGGGGAAGGAGCATCACCGAAGCCTATCGAGGCGAAACGATACAAATAAACCTACCTTCCTCCACCGTCTTACCCCGAGCCGGGGAACAGCTTATGGTTATCAGCCGCCACGACCAGAATATCGCACTCCTTTCTGAAAGTCTCAATCCGTCAAAAAAGCCCATCGATATGACCATAACCCTTGAAAATGAAGGGCTTACTCTCTCATCGGGTCAGGGAACCCAATACTTTGCCCTGCAACTATCACAAGCAAACATGAAGCAGGAAACCAAAGCCAATCTCACGCAGATTTTCAGTCAGAGTGATACCTCATACTTCACCCTCGGGACGCTGAGCTTGGAAAATCGTACCGCCTTTGCTGTGGATGATCTGTTTTTGCCGCTCTCTGCACTCAAGGCGATACGAAGGGCGTGGTATGAGAGTCTGGACAGGAATCTGGCCCAGTTCTTCACTGCAGCAGAAACCATCGAGCCGATCACCGACAAGCTGGAAACCGAGTGCCTGCCTCCCCGCTCAACTTTACAGACTATTGAGAAACTTCCCTTCCTTGACTTGAAGCTGCTCAGGCAGAAAGCCGAACAAGGCGAAGCACTTTCACCAATGCTCTTCAGCTTTGAGAACCGCTTGTATCTTCCTCTCAGTCCGGTGATGTTCGACGAAGGGCGGTTCACCGATGACCTCACCTTTATAGTTGCAAAACTCCGTGATGAGGGCATACTCGACCAGGTCCTATTCGGTCTGAACAACATCGGTCAGATTTCCTATTTCAGAGAAACCCAAATCGCTTGTTTCCTTGACATCTATCTGTACCTCGCAAACAGTGAGGCAGCCAAGCTCGCCCTCACCCTCGGGCTCAACTTCAAGGGGGCTTACTTGTGGATGGAGCGGCATGAGGGTGACTTCACCACGTGGCCGTTTGTTCCTACAGTTGTTGAGGCAGCTTACACCCCGCCTCTATTCATCAGCCGCTCGTGCTTCCGCCATGACTCGCTCATGCTGAGCTGTGAAGGCTGCCCTCACCGGGGCTCCTGGTACGTGAAGGGAGACAAGGATCGTTATAAGGTCTTGGTTGAGGATTGCATTACGTATTTGGTAAAAGCCTAGGAAAGCAGGGTTTCGAATACCGTTCTGAACTGTTCAAACCGATAGGCTACCGGGAAGGCGAGCTCGCCTTGCCGGTGAATTTCCTCCAGCTCTGAGAGGGTCACCCACTTATATGCGGAAGTTTCGCCCTCCTGCAACCGGATGGCTTGATTCTCCACAGTTTTCCTGACCAGGTAGATGTCTACGAAAGAGAACCTCTTGCGTGCAGTACCAAGGAAAACCAACTCATCATCGGTTGCCACAATACCGGTCTCCTCTTTCAGCTCCCTGAGGGCTCCCTGACGGCTCGTCTCACCGCTGACTACCGAACCGGAGGTGTTTTCCCATAGGTTCGGATACAACTCCTTCTCTTCGGAGCGAAGTGTCACCAACAGCTTGTTTTCCTGGTTGACTGTCCATATCGAGACCACCACATGGTAGGTATTCTCCGGTAAGGAGAGGCCGCGCAGATGTGTTCTGCCGAGTGCTTTTCGGTCGGTGTCATAGAGATCCCAATACTCTGCCATTGTCTCTCCTTGGTTCGGACAGTCTACGATTATGGATGCACTGTGACAAGACAAAAAGGGCTTCCAATCCCTGCGAGGAGATGGAAGCCCTTGGAGTGCAAGATGCTTTTGGTTAGATGAGGCCGAACCGCTTTACAAAAGCTTCAGCATTCTGGATCGAGCCACCAGCTGCGCCCTTGACAATATTGTTGACCAACAGAAGGAAACCAATCTTGTTGTTCTTCTTCTTCAAGCGACCAGTGTAGACAACCATGCCGCTCGGATTGCCCCAGAAGGCATACTTGGGTTGGGGAAAGGTGTTGTCGCTGCCGTACTCAACCGGTAGTTCTGGTGTGGAAGGAAGATCTGCAACTTCCTTGAAGTTGGCCCAATCCTGGATAATATCCTCCACCTCTACATCCTGCTCGAAATCGAGCCAGACAGCTTCGAGGTGTCCGAACATGACCGGTACGCGAACGGTATAGCAATATACCTCGGGGCTGATGGTAAGAATCTTCTTGATCTCTTTTTCAATCTTCTCTTCCTCACCTTTGATGAAAGGAATGCAGTTGTCGGTGATGTCGAAGGAGGAAAGGCCGGGATACCCTGCACCGCTGACACTCTGATAGCTGTGGATCATGATGTTCTTGATCCCGTACTTGCGCAGTGGAGCGAGTGCCATGGCCAAGCCGGTGGTGACACAGTTGGCGTTGGTTACCACAAAACCAGACTGCGGATAGCCCTGGTCCTTGATCAAGTCGAGCTGTTCAACATTGGTTTCGGGAATCAGGATGGGGACGTTGCTCTCATAGCGCATGGAAGCAGCATTGGAGAATACGTAGAAACCAAAGTCACGCAGTTGCGGCTCCGCTTCACGGGCAACTTCTGCAGGAAGGGCTGAGAAAACAATCTGGACACCGGCTTCCTTCATTGCTTCCATATTGAACTCTTTCACTTCCACTTCCCGTACGTTCTTGGGCATTTCAAAGGGCATGACCCAGTGTACGGTAGAAGCATATTGCAAGCCAACGCGGGAAGCTGATGCTGTGGCATATGCCAATTCAAACCAAGGATGATCGGCGAGCATCCACATAAATACCTGGCCAACTGCACCAGTAGCACCCATTACGGCAACTTTTATTTTCTTGTCCATCTACGGTTCTCCTAAACGGCAAAAGGCCGTTCATGTAAGCTAAAGTATCCGTACGGTACTGTTTTTTCGTGAGTTTTTCAAGTGTTTGGTAACAAGTAATTGAATTTTTTAACAGATTGTTATTATATTAACACATGATTTCAACATAGTGAACAGCCGAACGTTCTCAAAAGCATAGCGAATTTGTACGCTTTTGTACAGAATTCCACTACCTTCCAAGTTTTGCAACTTCTTGCACTGCGAAGGTAAAGGCGATCCCGCTACCGGGTTTTTGCATGCACGAAAGGCCGGCAATCGCCGCTAAAATATTGTGTGTATCGTCGCGTTTCACGAACATGAGCAAAAGCTCTTTTTCTGCAACCAATGTCGAGCCGTAAAAAGCAATATCATCAGGCAGTGCAGTACCCCGGCCATCGATGATGGTTCCCCCGCCTGCTCCAACCTTTCTGGCGGCGCTCATGATGTCATCGCCATACCCATTGGTGCAGATAACATTGATCAGGTCCCACTCACCACCCTTTTGCGGTGTGCTTGGTGTCCCATCCCATGAAGCAGTGACAGCAGCAAGGATTCCGTGAACATGCCGATCAGAGAGCAGAGCCTCCCATACTGCGGGCTTCACCGCCTCCGAGACCACTGTCATCAGAATTTCCTTATGAGAGTCTCCTAAGCCTAGAAGGCACAAGAACGAATTGGAAGCCGTACCCCGTCCGGTAAGGATGGTACCACCCGTACTGCCGGCCCGCTTGGCCGTCAGCATCAGAGCATCGGCCTTCCCTTCCTCAACAATTGCAAATAACAAGGTATTACTCATATGCCCTTTCCTCCTTTCGCAGCTGCCATCTTCTTTTGTGTCCGTTTGTACACGAGGCCAAGAAGTTCGACGATGACCACGGGGGTCATGGAAACAAATATGATTACACCGAACGCATCGCTAACAGGATTGCCCCCCATTGCCACCGATGAACCGATGGCAAAGGAAAGGATGAATGTCGAGGCCATGGGGCCGGAGGACACGCTGCCGCTGTCAAACGACAGTCCTACGAACAAGTCGGGGACCCAGAAAGAGAGCAATACGGCCAAGGCATAGGTGGGGAGAACAAAATACCAGATGCTCAGGCCGGTGATCACCCTCACCATGGAAAGAAATCCGGAAAGCCCTACTCCGATTGCCAGGGCGCCAAGCATGACTGGTTTCTTCAGATGGCCTTGGGTTATAACCTGCACCTGGTCCACCAGAACCCAGACTGAGGGTTCACTGAGGACGGTTATGGCCCCGATGACAGAGCCCACCACCAAAAGAAGATAGGGATTGAACATTCCTATGGTGTACCCGATTTGATAGCCGACGGGAATAAAGCCTCCATTGGACCCCACAAAGAAGAGCGTGAGACCAAGAAAGAGGTAGATGAAACCAATGCCGAGACGAACGAGCTGGCCCAAGGGCATTTTCAAGAGAAACACTTGATAGAAAAGGCACAGCAGCAAGAGCGGCACGAGTGCCTTGGAAGTCATAATGATGCTTGGTAGGAACAGGGAGGGAAAATTGCCGTCAATGGCAATACTTACTTCTGACGGTCCCGCTGAACCTCCTCCTTGCGTGAAGAGGGCAAGGATTGCAATGGCAAGCGTAGGCCCGATGAGCGCAAGGGAGACATAGCCGAAATTGTCAGCGTCGTTTTGTTTTTTCTGGACACGGGCGATACCTACACCGATGGCGATGATGAAGGGAACGGACAGGGGACCGGTTGCGGCTCCTCCGCTGTCAAAGGCGATGCCCATCATCTCAGACGGACCGAAGATAAACAGAATAAAAATCAACGTGTAGCTGATCAGGTAAATCCAGCGAAGCGACAGATGAAATATTACCCGGGCTATACCGATCATAAAATACAAGCCTACACCGAGGGCTATCATGGCTATGAGGCTGGCGGCCGACAAAAAGGGATTCACCCCTTTTATCTGTTCCACCAACACTACAATATTTGGTTCTGCCAGTATGATTACCACACCAACAACAAGGCCGGTTCCCAGAAGGACAATAAGGTGTTTGGATTGCATTGCAGCCGATCCAATTTTCTCTCCGATGGGCAACAGGCCGATTTCGGTTCCCAGCAAGAAAAGGGAGAGCCCACCAATAATGCAAGCACCACCGATAAGGAAGGAGACCAGAGACCCTTCAGGCAAGGGCGTAAGAAAGAAATGCATAAGGGTTACGAGCACAAGGATGGGGATTATGGACGAGCCAACTTCCTTGAGCTTCTTGAGCAACTCCATGCAATCCTCCTTGTGCTGGAAATAGAAACTTTCCTTCGTGGAATGAGATACTTTATGTGTTAATTATACAAAGAATTATTACTCTGTAAGTAAAAAAAGGTCAAGCCGGCAAAAATAGAATTCTTTTGAACCTACTTGACTTATTGGTTTTCAATTCGTATGATACCCTCTGTTATTGCCTTGGGGGTGTAGCTCAGTTGGCTAGAGCGTTTGAATGGCATTCAAAAGGTCAGGGGTTCGATTCCCCTTACCTCCACTAAGAAGTCGTTGTGAAAACAACGGCTTTTTTCATTTTGTGACATCCTCCCTGTTGCATGGACACGGCTAGATAGTCGTATATTCCGTGCAAATGCAACATATATCCTTTACTCAATACATTTTAGCACCTAACACAAACAGCGGAAATATGTACTATATACAAGCTTGACCGTATACACGTTGTGAATGTGCATACGGCCAAGGAGGAGGAATATCACCCCGACACTGGGGGAGCCTGTCTAGCGGGCGAACGTAACCCGAATCAAAGTTTAGGGTGCGGGCTGCGTCACCGTAGCCTGATCAAGGGCAATGGAAGTCTGGGCCAGCAATCTTCCATTCATACTTGCACCGGTTCCCACCTCAACATTGGTTTTACCCAATATAATTCCCTCAAAGTGGGAAGTTGCTCCAAAGCTCACGGAACCAGCTACCTGCCAGAAAATGTTTTTTGCCAAAGCTCCACCGGCAAGCGTCACCTGCAAGGCGCTGGCCAACGTAAGATCCCCATCAATCTGAAGAATCCAAGTGTCAGTCGCCGAACCGGTGAGGGTGAGATTAGCCCCACTGATATTCACCGAGCTTGTCCATTTGTAGAGGCCGGGGGCAAGATTCTGACCACCGATTAAACCAGACATGAGGTTTAGCTCATCCGGAAGAGTTCTGCCGGCTGCAAAGGTATACGCTGTCTCCATATCTGCTACTGCGGTAGTCAAGTTTGAAGGCGTAGGCGAAGTCATGTCAGCGGCATAGAGCAGGCCGGTGACCTGTGTTGATGTTGCCGATGTTCCATTGAGGGTTTCGGAGAATCCTGTGTAATAGGATGTTGCCGTCGGGCTTAATCCCAAGTCCCCGGTGATAACAGAAGAAGGGACTGTCGAGACTCCGGATTTTGCCAGTATCACAAAATCGCCGGCTGATCCCAGATCAACTACTGTAGAGCCGATGCCAGTAGAGGGAATTCCTCCCTCACATCCGATAAACGAGACTGCAAGTATGATAATTGCAAACATTGCTACGAGAACTCTTCTTACATTTTTGGTTTTTTTCATGGAAATCCTCCGGATCTCTTGCTTCGATGTACGTACTATTTCCGTACTGTTTTACTACTGTGAATGAGATGCATCCTTCTCTGCAGACGCCTAGCTGACAGAAACTGAACTCAAGTGAGAGCACGATTCTGAATACACCGGTACTTGGGTATAGAGAGGCTAAGAAGAACGATGTTTTATGGAATGTGTGCCAACGAATTCTGTGCAAAGTCCTTGCGTTTACAGAAAATACGGTTGGCGGGACTTACGCTGTGCTGCGTAAACCTTCTCTAAAAGGAGCCTGATACTTCAAAGACACCTTCTCTACATACATCATCACATAGATAGAACATATTGTCAAACAATATAAATTAATTTCTATCAATTAAACTAAATTTTTAACATTAATTGCTTATTTTTATTAATGATTGGCATTAAAATCTAATTTTTGGTACTTTTACTCACTATTTCATAGGCATGCTTGGATGGA contains the following coding sequences:
- a CDS encoding DUF3656 domain-containing U32 family peptidase → MTELALPAGSLQAALVAFSEGADAVYLGMKSFSARKMATNFSFEDLAKLRQVALTQDKKIYVTVNTLVDDSQLGEVINTLKQIAFIGCDGVIVQDLGIVGIIRQQFPSLALHGSTQLAVHTIQGVREMVRLGFERVVLARELTFEEIKLIREACPDVQLKVFIHGALCYSFSGLCMASEQLCGRSANCGACAQICRNYFSVCADPEVNAALSPIPEGQRDGWFFSMSDLKAGPVAKELQDLGIESLKIEGRMKSPAYTALAARYYRSILDGKQDTEEMDEALSIVFSRRQTAGWLAGYGRTKQDFSIRKTPTLGSTSYPSHRGLKAGTILLVQEGKAQVRLERKLSLRDGLMYFAKGKREPVDAVKFGLSMIIDQRGRSITEAYRGETIQINLPSSTVLPRAGEQLMVISRHDQNIALLSESLNPSKKPIDMTITLENEGLTLSSGQGTQYFALQLSQANMKQETKANLTQIFSQSDTSYFTLGTLSLENRTAFAVDDLFLPLSALKAIRRAWYESLDRNLAQFFTAAETIEPITDKLETECLPPRSTLQTIEKLPFLDLKLLRQKAEQGEALSPMLFSFENRLYLPLSPVMFDEGRFTDDLTFIVAKLRDEGILDQVLFGLNNIGQISYFRETQIACFLDIYLYLANSEAAKLALTLGLNFKGAYLWMERHEGDFTTWPFVPTVVEAAYTPPLFISRSCFRHDSLMLSCEGCPHRGSWYVKGDKDRYKVLVEDCITYLVKA
- a CDS encoding NUDIX hydrolase, with the translated sequence MAEYWDLYDTDRKALGRTHLRGLSLPENTYHVVVSIWTVNQENKLLVTLRSEEKELYPNLWENTSGSVVSGETSRQGALRELKEETGIVATDDELVFLGTARKRFSFVDIYLVRKTVENQAIRLQEGETSAYKWVTLSELEEIHRQGELAFPVAYRFEQFRTVFETLLS
- the asd gene encoding aspartate-semialdehyde dehydrogenase, with the translated sequence MDKKIKVAVMGATGAVGQVFMWMLADHPWFELAYATASASRVGLQYASTVHWVMPFEMPKNVREVEVKEFNMEAMKEAGVQIVFSALPAEVAREAEPQLRDFGFYVFSNAASMRYESNVPILIPETNVEQLDLIKDQGYPQSGFVVTNANCVTTGLAMALAPLRKYGIKNIMIHSYQSVSGAGYPGLSSFDITDNCIPFIKGEEEKIEKEIKKILTISPEVYCYTVRVPVMFGHLEAVWLDFEQDVEVEDIIQDWANFKEVADLPSTPELPVEYGSDNTFPQPKYAFWGNPSGMVVYTGRLKKKNNKIGFLLLVNNIVKGAAGGSIQNAEAFVKRFGLI
- a CDS encoding DUF1538 domain-containing protein, which translates into the protein MELLKKLKEVGSSIIPILVLVTLMHFFLTPLPEGSLVSFLIGGACIIGGLSLFLLGTEIGLLPIGEKIGSAAMQSKHLIVLLGTGLVVGVVIILAEPNIVVLVEQIKGVNPFLSAASLIAMIALGVGLYFMIGIARVIFHLSLRWIYLISYTLIFILFIFGPSEMMGIAFDSGGAATGPLSVPFIIAIGVGIARVQKKQNDADNFGYVSLALIGPTLAIAILALFTQGGGSAGPSEVSIAIDGNFPSLFLPSIIMTSKALVPLLLLCLFYQVFLLKMPLGQLVRLGIGFIYLFLGLTLFFVGSNGGFIPVGYQIGYTIGMFNPYLLLVVGSVIGAITVLSEPSVWVLVDQVQVITQGHLKKPVMLGALAIGVGLSGFLSMVRVITGLSIWYFVLPTYALAVLLSFWVPDLFVGLSFDSGSVSSGPMASTFILSFAIGSSVAMGGNPVSDAFGVIIFVSMTPVVIVELLGLVYKRTQKKMAAAKGGKGI
- a CDS encoding ice-binding family protein; amino-acid sequence: MKKTKNVRRVLVAMFAIIILAVSFIGCEGGIPSTGIGSTVVDLGSAGDFVILAKSGVSTVPSSVITGDLGLSPTATSYYTGFSETLNGTSATSTQVTGLLYAADMTSPTPSNLTTAVADMETAYTFAAGRTLPDELNLMSGLIGGQNLAPGLYKWTSSVNISGANLTLTGSATDTWILQIDGDLTLASALQVTLAGGALAKNIFWQVAGSVSFGATSHFEGIILGKTNVEVGTGASMNGRLLAQTSIALDQATVTQPAP